A single Primulina eburnea isolate SZY01 chromosome 11, ASM2296580v1, whole genome shotgun sequence DNA region contains:
- the LOC140804728 gene encoding serine carboxypeptidase-like 27 — protein MGYSTHSVSCVIWLFGLLFCVGKCYCLLSIDQENDRIKQLPGEPSNVGFNQYSGYVTVYQQAGRALFYWLTEVPADRGPDSRPLVLWLNGGPGCSSIGYGASEEIGPFRINSDGKTLYLNPYSWNYLANLLFLESPAGVGFSYSNTSSDLYTAGDNRTAEDAYVFLLNWFERFPQYKHREFYIAGESYAGHYVPQLSQIVYERNRGIQNPVINFKGFMVGNAVTDDYHDYIGTFEYWWNHGLISDSTYKMLRITCDLGSATHPSTECLKYLDISDKEMGKIDPYSIYTLPCNGTSSLNRRRSHYPWMWRGYDPCTEKYAKVYFNLPDVQKAFHANVTGVTYPWKTCSDVVGNYWADSPLSMLPIYQELIASGLRIWVFSGDTDSVVPVTATRYSIDALKLPTVRSWYPWYDNGKVVGGWSQVYKGLTLVTVTGAGHEVPLHRPRQAFILFRSFLEDKPMPT, from the exons ATGGGTTATTCAACACACTCAGTTTCATGTGTAATTTGGCTTTTCGGGTTGTTATTTTGTGTGGGAAAATGTTACTGTCTTTTAAGTATTGATCAAGAAAATGATAGGATTAAACAGTTACCTGGGGAACCATCAAATGTTGGATTCAATCAGTATTCTGGTTATGTTACTGTATATCAACAGGCTGGGAGAGCACTATTTTATTGGTTGACCGAGGTACCTGCAGATAGAGGGCCTGATTCAAGGCCATTGGTTTTGTGGCTTAATGGAGGACCTGGTTGTTCTTCTATAGGTTATGGAGCTTCAGAAGAAATCGGGCCTTTTCGGATCAATTCTGATGGGAAAACCCTCTATCTCAATCCTTATTCTTGGAATTATT TGGCAAATTTACTTTTCCTAGAGTCTCCTGCTGGTGTTGGCTTTTCATATTCAAATACTTCATCAGATTTGTACACTGCTGGTGATAATAGGACAG CTGAAGATGCATATGTTTTCCTGCTCAACTGGTTTGAAAGATTTCCTCAGTACAAGCACAGAGAGTTTTACATCGCTGGAGAAAGCTATGCTG GGCATTATGTTcctcaattatctcaaattgtGTATGAAAGAAACAGGGGAATTCAAAATCCAGTTATCAATTTCAAAGGATTCATG GTGGGAAATGCTGTCACCGATGATTACCATGACTATATCGGCACCTTTGAGTATTGGTGGAATCATGGTTTAATTTCAGATTCAACTTACAAAATGCTACGCATAACATGTGACTTAGGATCTGCGACTCATCCATCAACTGAGTGCCTTAAATATCTTGATATCTCGGATAAAGAGATGGGAAAAATTGACCCGTACAGTATTTACACTCTCCCTTGCAACGGGACTTCTTCACTGAATCGCCGAAGGAGCCACTAT CCATGGATGTGGAGAGGATACGATCCATGTACCGAAAAGTATGCCAAAGTTTACTTCAATCTCCCTGATGTTCAGAAGGCATTCCATGCTAATGTGACAGGGGTTACCTATCCATGGAAAACATGCAG TGACGTAGTTGGTAATTATTGGGCCGATTCTCCTCTATCCATGCTTCCTATTTATCAAGAACTTATAGCTTCAGGTCTTAGGATTTGGGTGTTCAG TGGTGATACTGATTCAGTTGTTCCTGTCACGGCAACACGTTATTCGATCGATGCTTTGAAGCTCCCGACAGTTCGAAGTTGGTACCCATGGTATGATAATGGAAAG GTTGTTGGTGGGTGGAGCCAAGTGTACAAAGGATTGACATTAGTGACTGTAACTGGAGCTGGGCATGAAGTCCCTCTTCATCGTCCGCGACAagctttcattcttttcagATCATTTTTAGAGGACAAGCCTATGCCTACCTGA